A genomic stretch from Mycobacterium paraterrae includes:
- a CDS encoding cytochrome P450, which translates to MMAQLTSEPVRLPPGVKLPRVVQGAAIVIDRPAALEYARRRHGPVFSVSLPLFGDSLVLSDPALIKELFTAGELVETVTNLGDVIGPGSSFSLNGAPHLARRKLLMPPLHGKRMPLYQKIIEEEVARELSTWPVATPFATLPSMMRITLNVILRAVFGADGPELAALREILPPAVLLASRLTVLPPALRRDLGRWSPWGRLERMRRRCDELIGSLIERARTAPDLDERTDVLAMLVAARDEDGRPIPDDHIIDELQTLLAAGHETTATTLAWAVERLRRHPEVLAKLVAEIDAGGSDLLQATVWEVQRSRPVIPLVLRVTTDRMRLGDWVLPKGHTMIASIALSHSSPANYTDPTRFDPTRFLNNKPDTSSWIPYGGGLRRCVGAAFANNEMLITLRELLRTYTLEPTNEPDERPRSRGIANAPASGAVAVVHRRNAPRRSDS; encoded by the coding sequence ATGATGGCTCAGCTCACCAGCGAACCGGTGCGGTTGCCGCCCGGCGTGAAGCTGCCGCGCGTCGTTCAGGGTGCCGCGATAGTGATCGACCGGCCGGCCGCGCTCGAATATGCTCGTCGGCGCCACGGTCCGGTGTTCAGTGTGTCGCTTCCCCTCTTCGGCGACAGTCTGGTGCTCAGTGACCCCGCCCTGATCAAGGAATTGTTCACTGCTGGCGAGTTAGTGGAGACGGTCACCAACCTGGGCGACGTCATTGGTCCAGGATCGTCGTTCAGCCTCAATGGAGCGCCGCATCTAGCGCGCCGCAAGCTGCTGATGCCGCCGTTGCACGGCAAGCGGATGCCCCTATACCAGAAGATCATCGAGGAAGAGGTCGCGCGCGAGTTGTCGACCTGGCCGGTGGCGACGCCGTTCGCGACGCTTCCCTCGATGATGCGCATCACCCTCAACGTCATCCTGCGGGCGGTGTTCGGCGCCGACGGACCCGAGCTCGCGGCACTGCGAGAAATCCTTCCGCCGGCGGTGCTGCTCGCATCCCGGCTCACCGTGCTGCCGCCGGCTTTGCGCCGGGATCTGGGTCGCTGGAGCCCGTGGGGACGTTTGGAACGAATGCGTCGCCGGTGCGACGAGCTCATCGGTTCGCTCATCGAACGCGCCAGGACCGCACCTGATCTCGACGAGCGCACCGACGTGTTGGCCATGCTCGTAGCCGCCAGAGACGAGGACGGCCGGCCGATCCCCGACGACCACATCATCGACGAACTGCAAACGCTATTGGCCGCCGGACACGAGACCACCGCCACCACGCTGGCCTGGGCTGTCGAGCGGCTACGCCGCCACCCCGAGGTGCTGGCGAAGCTGGTGGCGGAGATCGATGCGGGCGGTTCGGATCTCTTGCAGGCGACGGTGTGGGAGGTGCAACGCAGCCGTCCGGTGATTCCCTTGGTTCTGCGGGTGACCACGGACCGCATGAGACTCGGCGACTGGGTTCTGCCCAAGGGGCACACCATGATCGCCAGCATCGCCCTGTCGCACAGCTCCCCGGCCAACTACACCGATCCGACGCGCTTTGATCCCACCCGCTTTCTCAACAACAAGCCCGACACCAGCTCATGGATCCCCTACGGCGGAGGCTTACGCCGTTGCGTCGGTGCGGCTTTCGCCAACAACGAAATGCTCATCACCCTGCGCGAGCTGCTGCGCACCTATACTCTCGAACCCACCAACGAGCCTGACGAAAGACCAAGATCCCGAGGCATCGCCAATGCACCCGCGTCCGGAGCCGTCGCCGTCGTCCACCGGCGCAATGCCCCACGGCGCAGTGACTCCTGA